The following proteins are encoded in a genomic region of Dialister hominis:
- a CDS encoding type II toxin-antitoxin system MqsR family toxin, which translates to MFNQASKEEINSFLARCRKLVYDGQLQLLPRVNLRELTRYGLMIEDVEDTITELSSENYFRGPEDDYDMDEYGSGDIWQFKKDIDNRRFYIKLKLVEDGSEPFVKCMSFHLDEPWRGK; encoded by the coding sequence ATGTTCAACCAAGCGTCAAAGGAAGAGATAAACTCTTTTCTTGCAAGATGTCGAAAGCTGGTTTATGATGGACAGCTGCAATTGCTTCCCAGAGTTAATCTTCGCGAATTAACCAGATATGGATTGATGATTGAGGATGTAGAGGACACCATAACAGAATTATCATCTGAAAACTATTTCAGGGGTCCGGAAGATGATTATGATATGGATGAATATGGGTCTGGCGATATTTGGCAATTTAAGAAAGATATTGATAATAGAAGATTTTATATAAAGCTCAAACTTGTTGAGGACGGTTCTGAACCGTTTGTGAAATGTATGTCATTTCATTTAGACGAACCCTGGAGAGGTAAATAA
- a CDS encoding flippase, producing MMKQRRQLIENIFSMVTLRGMEYVLAFLLVPYLLRTLGPENYGAIAFMQGIISYFNLAINYGFNLTAPKDIALAEREELPRIFSEYFWGTFFLFLLCSVVFGIGYFILNILFGISLDIPLFFACYMTAVGGVVFPVWFFQGIQEMRYITILNLLGRLITMALLFYLIQSPKDYIKAAFLQSCTTVFAGLFSWYIIYKNWPRILRTPMIKDVWTVYKKGWRIFLSSVAVNLYTSSDVVILGALTNPVIVGYYSGSEKLINCIRRGVGAVSDAIYPYITQKLKDSPSMAYQFLRKQLLFYAMGGIFLGLIVIHFSPAIVPWLLGDQYIPSIEPLQIMAFVPFMVAVSTVFGYETMLPLGLQQIYSRVLIAASLVNLALIVPAILWKGALGVAGCVMITETFITVVMGVFLCKKRILLN from the coding sequence ATGATGAAACAAAGAAGGCAGCTGATTGAAAATATTTTTTCAATGGTTACCTTAAGAGGAATGGAATACGTTTTAGCCTTTCTCCTTGTCCCTTATTTGCTACGCACATTAGGGCCTGAAAACTACGGTGCCATTGCTTTTATGCAGGGAATTATCTCCTACTTTAATTTAGCGATTAACTATGGGTTTAATCTTACGGCTCCCAAGGATATTGCTCTTGCGGAAAGAGAAGAATTGCCAAGGATTTTTTCTGAATATTTTTGGGGAACTTTTTTTCTGTTTTTATTGTGCAGTGTCGTTTTTGGAATTGGATATTTTATTCTAAATATTTTATTTGGGATAAGCCTCGATATTCCACTGTTTTTTGCCTGCTATATGACTGCGGTAGGCGGGGTTGTATTTCCTGTCTGGTTCTTTCAGGGCATACAAGAGATGCGTTATATCACTATTTTGAATCTTTTGGGCCGACTCATTACAATGGCACTATTATTTTATCTAATTCAATCTCCGAAAGATTATATTAAGGCTGCTTTTTTGCAATCTTGTACTACTGTTTTTGCAGGTCTATTTTCATGGTATATTATTTATAAAAATTGGCCTAGAATCTTACGAACTCCTATGATAAAGGATGTGTGGACAGTATATAAAAAGGGGTGGCGGATATTTCTGTCAAGCGTTGCAGTAAATTTATATACATCGTCTGATGTGGTTATTCTCGGTGCTCTGACAAATCCGGTTATTGTAGGGTACTATAGCGGTTCAGAAAAATTAATTAACTGTATACGAAGAGGAGTTGGAGCGGTAAGTGATGCTATTTATCCATATATTACGCAGAAACTTAAGGATTCTCCTTCAATGGCATATCAATTCTTACGAAAGCAACTGTTGTTCTATGCTATGGGAGGCATTTTTCTGGGCTTGATTGTTATACACTTCTCGCCTGCTATTGTTCCTTGGTTATTGGGGGATCAATATATTCCATCCATAGAGCCGTTGCAAATTATGGCATTTGTGCCATTTATGGTAGCAGTTAGTACTGTATTCGGTTACGAAACCATGCTTCCACTAGGGTTACAGCAGATTTATAGCAGGGTCCTTATTGCTGCCTCTTTAGTAAATTTGGCATTAATTGTTCCCGCTATACTTTGGAAAGGCGCTTTGGGTGTAGCAGGATGTGTAATGATAACAGAAACTTTCATTACTGTAGTCATGGGAGTATTTTTGTGCAAAAAGAGGATTTTATTAAATTAG
- a CDS encoding protein-export chaperone SecB yields MKRSPIKFSNPMLKRCEFVTNEGFLQQISQAADKPHPVTIRIQPKVEITELSNFQYVASLQAIVGEKSDSCPFFADITMQAMFEIGKGVPEDIKQGYLKVNFPAVLYSYIRPMLSFLTVNAGLRPYNLPFMDFTDVETNNTKPSQE; encoded by the coding sequence ATGAAGCGCAGTCCCATCAAATTTAGCAATCCAATGCTGAAAAGGTGTGAATTTGTTACTAATGAAGGTTTTTTACAGCAGATATCTCAGGCAGCTGATAAGCCCCATCCTGTTACAATTAGGATACAACCTAAGGTAGAGATTACCGAGCTTTCTAATTTTCAGTATGTTGCTTCACTACAGGCTATTGTGGGAGAAAAATCGGATTCATGTCCATTCTTTGCGGACATAACAATGCAGGCAATGTTCGAGATCGGGAAAGGTGTACCAGAAGATATTAAACAAGGTTATCTGAAAGTTAATTTTCCTGCTGTTCTCTATAGTTACATCAGGCCAATGCTTTCGTTTCTTACAGTGAATGCAGGCTTGCGGCCTTATAATTTACCATTTATGGATTTTACTGATGTGGAAACCAATAACACCAAACCTTCACAGGAGTAA
- a CDS encoding O-antigen ligase family protein, whose amino-acid sequence MNRLLNLIEVLFGLMILTLPITLLPKRYQFPVLGGKLPHILLFIGLLSFVAYSLKKHSLSIHGKRYFGGFFIWSLFCLILGVWNFPFYDTVIDDFLRNSKMVVLISEILPSFQYNSSLLHGKMFLSYFWYMLRDFFFPFCGLFFIIAGVFQAGKADQLNKYLYRAVYGLSILLALYSIPEVIWLWSGDETCAWILSSINVHLYDPGRYNGWWPPLLWSGQLRSFCLEPSYFGIISVFLVPLLAIDTHRQFRPWKVLLLFIMVFMIFMTKARTAIVIYLGEGIVFFLLTLFFRYSGWKKVLAIWLIVSVGAFSACLAGASVKSSESDVGRLTEKYLNENIVSVVGKDKRSNSARFGNTVALAKIGLDNPVIGVGMGLHSPYMEERIPDFAKDNQEIQNWIKDMHEKTFLESGLPILNEYAAIGAWEGIPGLFLFLLPPLTVIKKGLWINRKQHDFETIGLLVALAGQLACMLSSEMFLTYPLILWYTYWVLDKKEKGWTIS is encoded by the coding sequence ATGAACAGATTACTTAATTTGATAGAGGTTCTCTTTGGATTGATGATTTTAACTCTGCCGATTACCTTATTGCCAAAACGGTATCAGTTTCCTGTACTTGGTGGAAAGTTGCCTCATATATTACTCTTTATTGGGCTTTTATCTTTTGTTGCATATAGCTTAAAAAAGCATAGTTTGAGTATCCACGGAAAAAGGTATTTTGGGGGATTCTTTATATGGTCGTTGTTCTGCCTTATTTTGGGGGTTTGGAACTTTCCATTTTATGATACAGTTATAGATGATTTTTTAAGAAATAGCAAGATGGTAGTACTTATATCAGAAATACTTCCCTCATTCCAATACAATTCATCACTTTTGCATGGAAAAATGTTTCTTTCTTATTTTTGGTATATGTTGAGAGATTTTTTCTTTCCGTTTTGTGGTCTGTTTTTTATTATTGCAGGTGTGTTTCAGGCCGGTAAAGCCGATCAATTGAATAAGTATTTGTATCGTGCAGTCTATGGACTTAGTATACTTTTGGCCTTGTATTCCATTCCAGAAGTAATCTGGTTATGGTCAGGAGATGAAACGTGCGCCTGGATATTATCATCCATTAATGTGCATCTATATGATCCTGGGCGCTATAATGGCTGGTGGCCGCCATTGTTATGGTCAGGGCAGTTGCGTAGTTTTTGTTTGGAACCTTCTTATTTCGGTATTATAAGTGTATTTTTAGTACCGCTTTTAGCTATTGACACGCATAGACAATTCCGGCCATGGAAGGTTTTGTTACTTTTTATTATGGTATTTATGATTTTCATGACCAAAGCACGAACGGCTATAGTAATATATTTAGGAGAGGGAATTGTTTTTTTCTTGTTAACTTTATTCTTCCGATATTCGGGCTGGAAAAAAGTTTTAGCAATTTGGCTTATTGTCTCTGTAGGTGCTTTTTCTGCTTGTCTTGCAGGGGCTTCTGTGAAATCTTCAGAGAGTGATGTAGGAAGGTTAACAGAAAAGTACTTGAACGAAAATATAGTTTCTGTTGTTGGCAAAGATAAGCGCTCAAATTCTGCCCGTTTTGGTAATACAGTAGCTCTTGCAAAGATAGGACTGGACAATCCTGTGATTGGGGTAGGAATGGGATTACATTCTCCTTATATGGAAGAAAGAATACCAGATTTTGCCAAAGATAATCAGGAAATTCAAAATTGGATTAAAGATATGCATGAGAAGACTTTTTTGGAGTCTGGTCTCCCTATACTTAATGAGTATGCTGCAATTGGGGCTTGGGAAGGTATTCCTGGTCTGTTTCTATTTTTACTTCCTCCGCTTACTGTTATTAAGAAGGGGCTTTGGATTAATAGAAAGCAACACGATTTCGAGACTATAGGATTATTGGTAGCTCTTGCAGGGCAATTGGCCTGTATGCTAAGTTCAGAAATGTTTTTAACTTATCCGTTGATTTTGTGGTACACATATTGGGTTCTAGATAAAAAGGAGAAAGGATGGACAATAAGTTAA
- a CDS encoding IS1634 family transposase, translating into MAIVRQHDKRSGITYVYESTSYWDKEKQQSRSHRKLIGRLDPETGKVVPTKGWGKRRGQSKDKAPAPRKRGPVPSIHTKRLFYGATYLFDQIGEATGVAADLKTCFPDSYRQIQSIAYYLILENRNPLFRFAGWAKLHKHPYGENIPSPRSSEIFQSISEEAKMRFFRLQGRRRAEKECWAYDTTSISSCSQLLKQVKYGKNKDNDRLPQINLALLFGEESGLPFYYRKLSGNIPDVKTVNELVRELDVFGYGKIKLVMDRGFYSRDNINALYRQHYKFIIGVRTMLGYVKDFIAEIGTGKDSYEAYDENHDLYAFSKTITWDYEQKRPYKGDVLKDERRMYLHLYYNPEKRLEDEKALNRKLSKLRHELESGQRKADYESEYERYFIIKETPKLGLQITVNQEAIDKARERYGFFALVSNEVKDPILALNIYRTRDVVEKAYLDIKDRLNMRRTLVSSESALEGKIFVEFVALIYLSYIKQRMFKAGLFAKYTMDELLDELDSIECFIEPGKEPIQGEVLAKQEQLYRDLGVIPLLAAPENR; encoded by the coding sequence ATGGCTATAGTTCGACAGCACGATAAACGCAGTGGTATTACATATGTCTACGAATCAACTTCTTACTGGGATAAGGAGAAGCAGCAGAGCCGCTCTCATCGGAAGCTTATTGGCCGTCTTGACCCGGAAACCGGCAAGGTAGTCCCCACTAAAGGTTGGGGAAAGAGGCGGGGCCAGTCAAAGGACAAAGCCCCTGCGCCCAGAAAAAGAGGCCCGGTGCCGTCAATCCACACCAAGCGGCTTTTCTATGGCGCAACTTATCTCTTTGACCAGATTGGAGAGGCTACCGGTGTTGCTGCCGATTTAAAGACCTGCTTCCCCGATTCTTACCGCCAGATTCAGTCCATTGCCTATTATCTTATCCTTGAGAACAGGAACCCTTTATTCCGGTTTGCCGGATGGGCAAAGCTCCATAAGCATCCATACGGTGAGAATATCCCATCTCCGCGGAGCTCCGAGATTTTCCAGTCCATCTCTGAGGAAGCAAAGATGCGTTTCTTCCGTCTGCAGGGCAGGCGGCGTGCAGAGAAGGAGTGCTGGGCTTATGACACGACATCTATTTCCAGCTGCTCCCAGCTTCTGAAGCAGGTGAAATACGGGAAGAACAAGGACAATGACCGGCTTCCGCAGATTAACCTGGCCCTTCTATTCGGCGAGGAATCGGGACTGCCATTCTATTACCGCAAGCTCTCCGGCAATATACCGGATGTGAAGACCGTAAATGAACTGGTACGGGAACTGGATGTTTTTGGCTATGGGAAGATTAAGCTGGTCATGGATCGCGGCTTCTACAGCAGGGATAACATTAACGCCCTGTATCGGCAGCACTATAAATTCATCATAGGCGTGAGGACGATGCTGGGGTATGTTAAAGATTTCATCGCAGAAATCGGGACCGGCAAGGATTCCTACGAGGCATACGATGAGAATCACGACCTCTACGCTTTCTCCAAGACCATCACCTGGGATTACGAGCAGAAACGGCCTTACAAAGGGGATGTGCTTAAGGATGAACGGCGTATGTATCTTCATCTCTACTATAACCCGGAAAAGCGGCTGGAAGATGAAAAGGCGTTAAACCGCAAACTCAGCAAACTCCGGCATGAATTGGAATCAGGGCAGAGAAAGGCGGACTATGAGAGCGAATACGAACGGTATTTCATCATCAAGGAAACACCCAAGCTCGGCTTACAGATTACGGTCAACCAGGAAGCGATTGACAAAGCAAGGGAACGCTATGGTTTCTTCGCTCTTGTGAGCAATGAGGTCAAAGACCCAATTCTGGCCTTGAACATATACCGTACGAGAGATGTGGTAGAAAAGGCCTATCTTGACATCAAAGACCGTCTCAACATGCGCAGGACATTAGTTTCTTCAGAAAGTGCCCTGGAAGGTAAGATTTTTGTCGAATTTGTGGCACTTATTTACCTTTCCTACATCAAGCAGAGGATGTTTAAGGCAGGGCTGTTCGCCAAGTATACCATGGATGAACTACTTGATGAGCTTGACTCTATCGAATGCTTCATAGAGCCGGGAAAAGAACCAATACAGGGAGAAGTCCTGGCTAAGCAGGAACAGCTGTATAGAGATTTAGGGGTTATACCGCTGTTGGCTGCTCCTGAAAATAGATGA
- the galU gene encoding UTP--glucose-1-phosphate uridylyltransferase GalU, protein MQKIRKAVIPAAGFGTRFLPETKAMPKEMLPIVDKPTIQYIVEEILHSGIQEILIISGHAKRAIEDHFDSSPELEQHLMESGKLKELEEIRKISDIKVHYVRQPYMRGLGDAILCAREFVDGEPFGVILGDDIVYTGNGEPALKQLMDRYYETGSTVVGCQVVPEEKVSAYGIIQGERTENPDLLKVVDMIEKPSIKEAPSRFAALGRYVITPEVFDILEQTKPGKGGEIQLTDALRVMARCGNVYAYNFTGKRYDTGNKLGYLKAVVEFALRREDLGEEFGAYLKTLDI, encoded by the coding sequence ATGCAAAAAATTCGTAAAGCGGTCATTCCAGCTGCCGGTTTTGGTACCAGGTTCCTTCCGGAAACAAAGGCCATGCCTAAGGAGATGCTTCCAATTGTGGATAAGCCTACTATTCAGTACATAGTGGAAGAAATCCTGCATAGTGGAATCCAGGAAATACTCATCATTTCCGGTCATGCCAAGCGGGCTATCGAAGACCATTTCGATTCTTCTCCGGAGCTGGAGCAGCACTTGATGGAATCGGGGAAGCTGAAGGAGCTGGAAGAAATCCGGAAGATTTCCGACATCAAGGTGCACTACGTGCGCCAGCCTTATATGAGAGGCCTTGGTGATGCCATCCTCTGTGCCAGAGAATTTGTAGATGGAGAGCCCTTCGGCGTTATCCTGGGTGATGATATTGTATACACAGGAAATGGAGAGCCGGCACTGAAGCAGCTCATGGACCGTTACTATGAAACGGGAAGTACAGTAGTAGGCTGTCAGGTGGTACCGGAGGAGAAAGTATCTGCCTATGGCATTATTCAGGGAGAAAGAACGGAAAATCCGGATCTGCTGAAGGTGGTGGATATGATTGAAAAGCCGTCGATTAAAGAAGCACCCAGCCGTTTTGCTGCTTTGGGAAGGTATGTGATTACTCCTGAAGTCTTTGATATCCTGGAGCAGACGAAACCCGGCAAGGGCGGAGAAATCCAGCTTACCGATGCCCTCCGTGTCATGGCCCGATGCGGGAATGTGTATGCCTATAATTTTACCGGCAAGCGATATGATACAGGCAATAAGCTGGGGTATCTGAAAGCGGTGGTGGAGTTTGCATTGCGGAGAGAAGATCTGGGAGAGGAATTCGGGGCGTATTTGAAGACGTTGGATATATGA
- a CDS encoding glycosyltransferase family 1 protein, whose product MTSYPIRVLQIGMTKNIGGLETYLMQQLDHLDKSKVIYDFVNITSEHEIVFKDKILKAGGRIYGVRSRHSNPIRHYWQWIKLLHRIAGDYKAIVLNSNSITYVFPIFIARFFGIPMRIMHSHNSGFEQKIGIGKKIIMAMNRILLKWGATDYFACSKLAGQWMFGYNAHFTVIPNAIDCSKLKFNENMRNKVRSALNLQGHFIVGHVGRFTFQKNHEFLIDVFSEIHRTQENAVLMLVGDAVGDLSYLEQAKEKVVRLGLTNSVVFMGMRNDVPQLMQAMDCFILPSHFEGLPVVGIEVQAAGLPCFFSTNITREVGITDLAHFISLKKKTEEWAEMILSESKVKRKNMEEEIIKAGYDIRCEIGKLEKFYEGENEQIT is encoded by the coding sequence ATGACATCATATCCTATACGAGTTTTACAAATTGGAATGACGAAGAATATTGGTGGACTTGAGACTTATTTGATGCAGCAACTTGATCATTTAGATAAATCTAAAGTGATTTATGACTTCGTAAACATTACCAGTGAACATGAAATTGTTTTTAAAGATAAAATTTTAAAAGCTGGGGGAAGGATTTATGGAGTCCGTTCGAGGCATTCCAACCCTATACGTCATTATTGGCAATGGATTAAGCTGTTGCATAGGATAGCCGGTGACTATAAGGCAATTGTCTTGAACTCTAATAGCATTACTTATGTGTTCCCCATTTTCATCGCAAGATTTTTTGGTATTCCAATGCGCATCATGCATTCACATAACTCAGGGTTTGAACAGAAAATTGGAATTGGCAAGAAAATAATAATGGCTATGAATCGAATTCTGCTGAAATGGGGGGCTACTGATTATTTTGCCTGTTCAAAATTGGCTGGCCAGTGGATGTTTGGCTACAATGCCCATTTTACAGTGATTCCTAATGCGATTGACTGCAGTAAATTGAAATTCAATGAAAATATGCGAAATAAAGTAAGATCTGCCTTAAATCTTCAAGGTCATTTCATTGTTGGACATGTTGGCCGATTTACTTTTCAAAAGAATCATGAGTTCTTAATTGATGTTTTTAGTGAAATTCATCGCACTCAAGAGAATGCGGTTTTAATGCTTGTTGGGGATGCAGTTGGAGATTTATCATATTTGGAACAAGCCAAAGAAAAAGTAGTAAGATTGGGATTAACCAATTCGGTTGTATTTATGGGAATGCGTAACGATGTTCCACAACTGATGCAGGCAATGGATTGTTTTATATTGCCTTCTCATTTTGAGGGATTACCTGTTGTTGGAATTGAAGTACAGGCTGCAGGTCTTCCATGTTTTTTTTCGACTAATATAACTAGGGAAGTGGGGATTACAGATTTGGCACACTTTATTTCCTTAAAGAAGAAAACAGAAGAATGGGCTGAGATGATTTTAAGCGAAAGCAAAGTAAAAAGAAAAAATATGGAAGAAGAAATTATAAAAGCTGGATATGATATTAGGTGCGAAATCGGCAAGTTGGAGAAGTTTTATGAGGGGGAAAATGAACAGATTACTTAA
- a CDS encoding type II TA system antitoxin MqsA family protein: MREYCDYCHNEEDVKIVNKDEVYPVYGDEIPVKAQVMVCMHCGNELYSRTLDSQTLKKVYDIYRRKHKLLFPNEIKAIREQYCLSQRAFSKLLNWGDKTIVRYENGSLQDYVHNALLLFLRNPVHMEEYLQMNENSLNPKDRDLLFKRIKELCKQNNTDEVGKFTDTLKNFQIVYSSDYEIMEREYHTASANSNESQTVLFHISGEYLISGACDRGMNNESSIKEDNILNIAA, from the coding sequence ATGCGTGAGTACTGTGACTATTGCCATAATGAAGAAGATGTGAAAATCGTAAATAAGGATGAAGTTTACCCGGTTTATGGTGATGAGATTCCTGTAAAAGCCCAAGTAATGGTTTGTATGCATTGTGGAAACGAGTTATATTCTCGGACGCTTGACAGCCAGACCTTAAAGAAGGTATATGATATTTATCGAAGAAAGCATAAACTCCTTTTTCCGAATGAAATCAAAGCAATACGTGAACAATATTGTTTGAGTCAACGAGCTTTTTCAAAACTGTTGAATTGGGGGGACAAAACTATTGTACGTTATGAAAATGGATCTTTACAGGATTACGTTCATAATGCTTTACTGTTATTTTTACGAAATCCTGTTCACATGGAGGAGTATTTGCAAATGAATGAAAACTCCTTAAACCCTAAAGACCGCGATTTGTTATTTAAGAGAATCAAAGAACTCTGCAAACAGAATAATACAGATGAAGTTGGAAAATTTACTGATACATTGAAGAATTTTCAGATTGTGTATTCCTCAGATTATGAAATTATGGAAAGAGAGTACCATACTGCATCTGCTAATTCAAATGAGTCACAGACGGTGCTATTTCATATTTCAGGTGAGTATCTGATTTCAGGAGCTTGTGACAGGGGAATGAATAATGAAAGCAGTATTAAAGAAGACAATATCCTTAATATTGCGGCATAG
- a CDS encoding glycosyltransferase family 2 protein, which produces MDNKLISVIVACYNVERYLDRCVESILGQTYSDLEIILVDDGSTDKTGQLCDCWAGRDARVQVLHKANGGLSDARNAGIKKAHGKWLGFVDGDDFIRSTMYERLYEQRTEWGITVCGFETEKAGERNLCPAIDAEMKPEDSVNLYIGNELQCHYSGVFTYFGSYSWNKLYDHCLFDCVTYPKGKKYEDMYIIFDLLHAARKVHFISSCEYIYVQNPDSITHAGEIIHESLFARIKQKEQLKRYWGKIDSRMDELVACEYFLILFRYSFLSTAEQLKNKETAKWAWRNIHQIGYSRFPLKMKLKSLLFMYFPRMVRGLRHIYHLR; this is translated from the coding sequence ATGGACAATAAGTTAATATCAGTTATTGTTGCCTGCTATAATGTGGAACGTTATTTGGATAGATGCGTTGAATCGATTCTTGGACAGACCTATTCAGATTTAGAAATTATTTTAGTTGATGATGGCTCTACAGATAAGACAGGGCAACTATGTGATTGTTGGGCAGGGAGAGATGCTCGTGTGCAAGTATTGCATAAAGCAAATGGGGGTTTATCTGATGCTCGAAATGCAGGGATTAAAAAGGCACACGGGAAATGGCTGGGATTTGTTGATGGAGACGACTTTATCCGTTCTACGATGTATGAGAGACTATATGAACAGCGTACAGAGTGGGGAATAACTGTTTGTGGATTTGAAACAGAGAAAGCGGGAGAAAGGAATTTATGTCCTGCCATTGATGCAGAGATGAAGCCGGAAGATTCTGTAAATTTATATATAGGAAATGAGTTGCAGTGCCATTATAGTGGCGTTTTCACCTATTTTGGTTCCTATTCATGGAATAAGTTATATGATCATTGCCTTTTTGATTGTGTAACATATCCAAAAGGTAAAAAGTATGAAGATATGTATATTATTTTTGATTTATTGCATGCAGCACGTAAAGTTCATTTTATTTCTTCTTGCGAATATATTTATGTTCAGAATCCAGACAGTATAACACATGCAGGCGAAATTATTCATGAATCCCTCTTTGCAAGAATAAAACAAAAAGAACAACTTAAAAGGTATTGGGGAAAGATAGATTCTCGTATGGATGAATTGGTTGCCTGTGAATATTTCCTTATATTATTTCGATACTCTTTCCTTTCAACAGCAGAGCAGTTAAAAAACAAGGAAACCGCTAAATGGGCTTGGAGAAATATTCATCAGATTGGGTATTCACGATTCCCGCTTAAAATGAAGTTAAAATCATTACTTTTTATGTACTTTCCCCGTATGGTTCGGGGATTACGACATATCTATCACTTGAGGTAA
- a CDS encoding glycosyltransferase family 2 protein → MELLSIVVPCFNEEATIPIFYDTVEKIKGQIDAEVEYCFVDDGSKDNTLAILRDLNKKSGGVVRYISFSRNFGKEAALYAGLQMAKGNYVVTMDVDLQDPPSLLPEMWQILHNSDTDYDCVATRRTTRKGEPQIRSFFARLFYKIINELSDTEIVDGARDYRMMSRQMVDAVIQDSEYNRFSKGIFSWVGFHTKWLAYENVERSAGETKWSFWKLFKYSIEGILAYTTVPLYLSSVMGILMCGVSFIALVFIVIRALLYGDPAAGWPSLVCIITLLGGLILLALGIMGLYILDSQNT, encoded by the coding sequence TTGGAACTTTTATCTATAGTAGTACCTTGCTTTAATGAGGAAGCTACAATACCGATTTTTTATGATACGGTAGAGAAAATCAAGGGGCAGATTGATGCAGAAGTTGAATATTGTTTCGTGGATGACGGGAGTAAGGACAATACCCTCGCTATTTTGCGTGACCTGAATAAAAAATCGGGGGGGGTAGTCCGTTACATTTCTTTCTCTCGTAATTTTGGTAAAGAAGCAGCCCTTTATGCCGGACTTCAGATGGCGAAGGGCAATTATGTAGTAACTATGGATGTGGATTTGCAGGATCCTCCATCTTTGTTGCCTGAAATGTGGCAGATACTTCATAATTCGGATACGGATTATGATTGTGTGGCCACGCGAAGAACAACGAGGAAAGGGGAGCCGCAAATCCGCTCTTTTTTTGCGCGCCTTTTTTATAAGATTATCAATGAGCTGTCGGATACAGAGATTGTGGACGGAGCTAGGGATTATCGAATGATGAGCCGTCAGATGGTGGATGCGGTGATTCAAGATAGTGAGTATAATCGCTTTTCAAAAGGCATTTTCAGCTGGGTAGGGTTTCACACAAAGTGGCTGGCCTATGAGAATGTGGAGCGGAGCGCTGGAGAGACGAAGTGGTCTTTCTGGAAGCTTTTCAAGTATTCCATCGAAGGTATTCTGGCTTATACGACGGTTCCGCTTTATTTGTCTTCCGTCATGGGGATTCTCATGTGTGGGGTGTCGTTCATTGCACTGGTTTTTATTGTTATCCGTGCGCTGCTTTATGGGGATCCGGCGGCTGGGTGGCCTTCGCTGGTCTGCATTATTACGCTGCTGGGCGGTTTGATCCTGCTGGCTCTGGGGATTATGGGGCTTTATATCCTGGATTCCCAAAATACGTAA